One genomic segment of Nocardia spumae includes these proteins:
- a CDS encoding phage holin family protein gives MALLLRLAINALAIWLAAAWIGGIELKDPPDSGTGGKVLVVVCVAIVFGLVNALIKPIVKLLSLPLVIVTLGLFLLVINALMLWLTAKITETTDYGLRVDGFWAALGGAIIVTVVNWVLGIFVPEGGRD, from the coding sequence ATGGCACTTCTGCTTCGCCTGGCGATCAATGCTCTCGCGATCTGGCTCGCCGCAGCCTGGATCGGCGGGATCGAGCTCAAAGACCCGCCCGACTCGGGCACCGGCGGAAAGGTTCTCGTCGTGGTCTGCGTCGCGATCGTCTTCGGACTGGTCAACGCGCTGATCAAGCCGATCGTGAAGCTGCTGTCACTGCCGTTGGTGATCGTGACGCTGGGGCTTTTCCTCCTGGTGATCAACGCCCTGATGCTGTGGTTGACCGCCAAGATCACCGAGACCACCGATTACGGTCTGCGGGTCGACGGATTCTGGGCGGCGCTGGGCGGCGCGATCATCGTCACAGTCGTGAACTGGGTGCTCGGGATCTTCGTTCCCGAGGGCGGGCGCGACTGA
- a CDS encoding 1,4-dihydroxy-2-naphthoate polyprenyltransferase, giving the protein MASAAQWLEGARPRTLPNAIAPILVGTGAAASLDAAVWWKALLSLLVSLALIIGVNYANDYSDGIRGTDDERVGPLRLVGSGLASPAAVRNAAIACLSVGAIFGLVLVFTTAWWLLLVGAACLAGAWFYTGGSKPYGYSGFGEIAVFVFFGLVAVLGTQFVQAERVEWAGLVGAIAVGAFSSAVLVTNNLRDIPTDSVTGKTTLAVKLGDTRTRTLHLVLMVVPFVASLALAVRTPWALVGLLAIPLAIRSNAPVRGGAQGPGLIPSLRDTGLAMLGWSLLTALALSLG; this is encoded by the coding sequence ATGGCTAGTGCAGCACAATGGCTCGAAGGCGCCCGCCCGCGGACGCTGCCCAATGCGATCGCCCCGATCCTCGTCGGCACGGGCGCGGCCGCGTCGCTGGATGCCGCGGTCTGGTGGAAAGCACTACTGAGTCTGCTGGTTTCGCTGGCCCTGATCATCGGCGTGAACTACGCCAACGACTACTCCGACGGCATCCGCGGCACCGACGACGAGCGAGTGGGACCGCTGCGCCTGGTCGGTTCGGGCCTGGCGAGCCCCGCCGCCGTCCGGAACGCCGCGATCGCCTGCCTGAGCGTCGGCGCCATCTTCGGACTGGTGCTGGTGTTCACCACGGCGTGGTGGCTGTTATTGGTCGGTGCGGCCTGCCTGGCCGGCGCCTGGTTCTACACCGGCGGCAGCAAACCGTACGGCTACAGCGGTTTCGGTGAGATCGCGGTCTTCGTCTTCTTCGGTCTGGTGGCGGTGCTCGGCACCCAATTCGTCCAGGCCGAGCGGGTCGAGTGGGCCGGCTTGGTCGGCGCCATCGCGGTCGGCGCGTTCTCGAGCGCCGTGCTGGTCACCAACAACCTGCGCGATATCCCCACCGATTCGGTGACCGGGAAGACCACCCTGGCCGTGAAACTGGGCGACACCCGGACCCGCACCCTGCATCTGGTGCTCATGGTGGTGCCGTTCGTCGCCTCGCTGGCGCTGGCCGTCCGCACACCGTGGGCACTGGTCGGATTGCTGGCGATTCCGCTGGCCATCCGATCCAACGCGCCGGTGCGCGGTGGTGCGCAGGGTCCGGGACTGATCCCGTCGCTACGCGATACCGGACTCGCGATGCTGGGCTGGTCGCTACTGACCGCCCTGGCACTGAGCCTCGGCTGA